Proteins from a genomic interval of Bacillus sp. 2205SS5-2:
- a CDS encoding DUF1189 domain-containing protein translates to MKKTKTPFFRKLQYAITKPKAYQQMATEGFGRAILYLLLFTLTFGLLSALIQSYSFTKTIDGFINQIETDLPDFSLENGLLEVEGNEPIVFEEDNTLIYIDDSEAADVSMIESELENYDSAIIILRDRFINKQNRIRTEELYFSEISEFSLDKDTVLNFLPLIKWLSVLIGLAIIIWFFVSKLIMGFLVGLLGLILAAIFKRKIAYGYLYAIGLYAITTPTLLDLIADTVGGNLPWYVFYLLTAVYLGLAIKEWNNTEGEVIQEEVQSQKA, encoded by the coding sequence ATGAAAAAAACAAAAACCCCCTTTTTCAGAAAACTTCAATACGCTATCACTAAACCTAAAGCTTACCAACAGATGGCAACTGAGGGATTTGGTCGGGCAATTTTATATTTATTATTGTTCACTTTAACCTTTGGACTACTCAGCGCTCTTATTCAAAGTTACAGTTTCACTAAAACAATTGACGGATTTATTAACCAAATTGAAACTGATTTACCAGATTTCTCGTTAGAAAATGGACTTTTAGAAGTAGAAGGAAATGAGCCAATTGTGTTTGAAGAAGACAACACATTAATTTATATTGATGACTCAGAAGCGGCGGATGTCTCTATGATTGAATCAGAACTAGAAAATTATGATTCTGCGATCATTATATTACGAGATCGTTTTATTAATAAACAAAATCGTATCCGAACGGAGGAACTTTATTTTAGTGAAATAAGTGAATTTTCATTAGATAAGGATACGGTTTTGAATTTCCTACCATTAATTAAATGGCTAAGCGTATTAATCGGACTAGCGATTATCATTTGGTTTTTTGTCAGCAAACTGATTATGGGCTTTCTAGTTGGGCTCCTTGGTCTAATTTTAGCGGCTATTTTCAAGAGAAAAATTGCATACGGTTATTTGTATGCTATCGGCCTTTATGCTATCACAACGCCAACCCTATTAGACCTCATTGCGGATACAGTTGGGGGGAACCTCCCATGGTATGTGTTCTATCTCTTGACTGCAGTGTATTTAGGGTTGGCTATCAAGGAATGGAACAATACTGAAGGAGAAGTAATTCAAGAAGAAGTTCAATCTCAAAAAGCTTGA
- a CDS encoding SDR family oxidoreductase, which yields MMKNQVAVVTGASRGIGKEIARQFAEQGAKLTLIGSSDDIFTAAHELKNQGFEHVLAIKANVADENMVHKAVNQTIEEYGQVDILVNNAGVGFFKEVEEVSVDEWKHLFEVNVQGVFVCSKAVLPTMKEQKSGTIITISSDVARYTIPNGSAYTATKYAVQGFSGSLAQEVREYGIRVGTINPGMVDTFFAGSKQGDSDKHDWLKVENVASAVTYMANAPKHMVIDEMVLHPLVQQYPIA from the coding sequence ATTATGAAAAATCAAGTAGCAGTCGTAACCGGAGCATCAAGAGGAATTGGCAAAGAGATTGCACGTCAATTTGCAGAACAAGGGGCGAAACTCACTCTAATTGGGAGTTCCGATGACATTTTCACAGCAGCTCACGAGCTGAAAAATCAAGGGTTTGAACATGTGTTAGCTATTAAGGCTAATGTAGCTGACGAAAATATGGTTCATAAAGCAGTAAATCAGACTATTGAAGAATACGGTCAAGTAGATATTTTAGTTAATAATGCTGGAGTAGGCTTTTTTAAAGAAGTAGAAGAGGTATCTGTAGACGAATGGAAACACCTTTTTGAAGTGAATGTTCAAGGAGTATTTGTTTGTTCTAAAGCAGTTTTGCCCACAATGAAAGAACAGAAAAGTGGTACAATCATCACCATCTCTTCCGATGTGGCACGATATACCATTCCGAATGGCTCTGCCTATACGGCGACTAAATATGCAGTCCAAGGTTTTTCTGGATCTTTAGCTCAAGAAGTTCGTGAGTATGGAATTCGTGTAGGGACTATTAATCCAGGAATGGTGGATACATTTTTTGCCGGCTCTAAGCAAGGAGATTCTGATAAACATGACTGGCTTAAGGTAGAAAACGTCGCCTCAGCTGTCACTTATATGGCTAACGCACCCAAGCATATGGTGATTGATGAGATGGTTCTACACCCATTGGTTCAGCAATATCCAATTGCATAA
- a CDS encoding phospho-sugar mutase — protein sequence MSWKEIHQRWLDFKGMDSKLKAELEEMKDEKILEDAFYKNLEFGTGGMRGEIGVGTNRMNLYTVRKASEGLARYIEDYGEEAKKRGVVIAYDSRHKSPEFSMEAARTLASHGIQTYIFESLRATPELSFALRYLNAFSGIVVTASHNPPEYNGYKVYGEDGAQLPPNEADRVIAKVNEVKNELSINVDTEEKLKEKGLINMIGEEVDQSYLEHLLSISETPQAAKEAELRIIFTPLHGTANMMVRRGLDALGYELVHIVKEQAEPDANFSTVASPNPEERAAFELAIRDGKEMNADILLATDPDADRVGVAVKDPNGEYILLTGNQTGAILLHYLLSRKKEKGTLPENGIVFKTIVTSEIGRDIALNFGIPTEDVLTGFKFIGEKIKQYEKSGEHTFLFGYEESYGYLVGDFARDKDAIQAVLLATEAAAYYKKQDKTLYDVLLELYKEHGYYKEGLKSLTLKGKEGAEQIQAILRSLRQEPFTELSGAKVTRIEDYSTSLRTNVLASTQETMFLPKSNVLKYFLDDGSWFCVRPSGTEPKVKFYLSIKGQSLHDSEEKLDRYMNALMNKIDGLLNSQQ from the coding sequence ATGAGTTGGAAAGAAATTCATCAAAGATGGCTAGATTTTAAAGGTATGGATTCGAAGTTAAAAGCTGAACTAGAAGAAATGAAGGATGAAAAAATATTAGAGGATGCTTTTTATAAAAATTTAGAGTTTGGAACAGGTGGAATGAGAGGCGAAATTGGAGTAGGAACAAATCGCATGAATCTGTATACAGTTCGAAAAGCTTCAGAAGGATTGGCTAGATATATCGAGGATTACGGAGAAGAAGCAAAAAAACGTGGCGTTGTGATTGCATATGATTCTCGTCATAAATCACCAGAATTTTCAATGGAAGCAGCTAGAACATTAGCCTCCCATGGTATTCAAACTTACATATTCGAGTCTTTACGTGCTACCCCAGAGCTGTCATTCGCTCTTCGCTATCTAAATGCATTTTCAGGAATTGTTGTGACAGCTAGTCATAATCCTCCTGAATATAACGGGTATAAAGTGTATGGCGAAGATGGAGCTCAACTTCCACCTAACGAGGCAGACCGAGTAATAGCAAAAGTTAATGAAGTGAAAAATGAATTATCTATCAATGTAGACACAGAAGAAAAATTAAAAGAAAAAGGGTTAATTAACATGATAGGCGAAGAGGTAGATCAATCCTATCTTGAGCATTTACTTTCTATTTCGGAAACACCGCAGGCAGCAAAAGAAGCCGAGTTACGTATAATATTTACACCACTTCATGGGACAGCAAACATGATGGTGAGACGGGGACTAGATGCACTAGGCTATGAGCTGGTGCATATCGTAAAAGAACAAGCGGAACCTGATGCGAACTTTTCAACCGTTGCCTCTCCAAATCCAGAAGAACGTGCTGCCTTTGAGCTGGCTATACGTGATGGGAAAGAAATGAATGCAGATATTTTATTAGCTACAGACCCGGATGCCGATCGAGTTGGCGTAGCTGTTAAAGATCCGAACGGAGAATACATTCTGCTAACAGGTAACCAAACAGGAGCCATTTTACTTCACTATCTATTAAGTCGCAAAAAAGAAAAAGGAACGCTTCCTGAAAATGGAATTGTATTCAAAACGATTGTTACTTCGGAAATCGGTCGAGATATTGCCCTTAATTTTGGGATACCGACAGAAGATGTGTTAACTGGTTTTAAATTCATCGGTGAAAAAATTAAGCAATATGAAAAATCCGGTGAACACACTTTCTTATTTGGATATGAAGAAAGCTACGGTTATTTAGTGGGCGACTTTGCCCGAGATAAAGATGCCATCCAAGCTGTTTTATTGGCTACAGAAGCGGCTGCCTACTATAAAAAGCAAGACAAAACGCTCTATGATGTACTGTTAGAGTTGTATAAAGAACATGGTTATTATAAAGAGGGACTTAAATCGTTAACATTAAAAGGAAAAGAAGGAGCAGAACAAATTCAAGCCATTTTACGTTCGTTACGTCAAGAGCCCTTTACAGAGCTTTCAGGGGCAAAAGTAACGAGGATTGAAGATTATTCCACTTCTCTTCGCACAAACGTGCTAGCCTCAACACAAGAAACGATGTTCCTACCAAAATCTAATGTACTAAAATATTTCTTGGATGACGGATCGTGGTTCTGCGTGAGACCATCTGGCACCGAGCCTAAGGTGAAATTTTATTTAAGTATTAAAGGCCAATCTTTACATGATAGTGAAGAGAAGTTAGACAGGTATATGAATGCATTAATGAATAAAATTGATGGATTATTAAACTCTCAACAATAA
- a CDS encoding GAF domain-containing sensor histidine kinase — protein sequence MNKKAENSSNVLLLKEIAELLNEETEMQPMLTQSLQRFLNGTAFTTGWIFFVSNQDTHKLMTHVGLPPALSDQSCLGMKEGNCWCVSKYRKGTLKKASNIMECKRVEDAISAEKLNHEGILYHATVPLRSGEESFGLLNVAAPYKSFFNHEELALLESVAFQIGSAIKRIMLNKKEQDIMVMAERNRLARDLHDSVNQLLFSLTLTARGGKERAADEEIKEIFQDIHGLSQQALSEMRALIWQLRPKGLEKGLIEAIKDYGDLLGLSLLFTVKGVISLPGKIEEALWRIAQEALNNCKKHAGTTKIHIYLESTANEMKLSIKDNGRGFHAESFQSLPSLGIQSMKERVESFQGDFKLISESNKGTEIKVLLPL from the coding sequence GTGAATAAAAAAGCTGAGAATTCAAGCAATGTCCTCTTGTTAAAAGAAATTGCCGAATTACTGAATGAAGAGACAGAAATGCAACCAATGCTCACTCAATCACTTCAACGTTTTTTAAATGGTACTGCTTTTACAACGGGCTGGATATTCTTTGTTTCCAATCAAGACACGCATAAACTAATGACACACGTCGGTTTACCTCCCGCTCTTAGTGACCAGTCTTGCTTAGGGATGAAAGAAGGTAACTGCTGGTGTGTCAGTAAATATCGAAAAGGTACCCTGAAGAAAGCTTCCAATATTATGGAGTGCAAACGGGTCGAAGATGCTATTTCTGCAGAAAAGTTGAATCATGAGGGGATTCTATATCATGCTACTGTCCCTTTAAGGTCGGGAGAGGAATCGTTCGGTTTGCTTAACGTAGCAGCTCCATATAAAAGTTTTTTTAACCATGAAGAGTTAGCTTTACTTGAATCAGTAGCGTTTCAGATCGGTTCTGCTATTAAGCGGATCATGTTAAATAAAAAAGAACAGGACATAATGGTCATGGCTGAGCGAAACCGGCTTGCTCGAGACTTGCATGATTCGGTTAACCAGCTATTATTTTCGCTCACTTTAACGGCAAGAGGTGGAAAAGAACGGGCAGCAGATGAAGAAATAAAAGAAATATTTCAAGATATCCATGGGTTGTCGCAGCAAGCTTTATCAGAAATGCGCGCTTTGATTTGGCAATTGCGCCCAAAAGGATTAGAGAAGGGGCTAATTGAAGCAATAAAAGACTATGGCGATTTGCTAGGTTTATCGCTTCTTTTTACGGTAAAAGGGGTCATTTCTCTTCCAGGGAAAATAGAAGAAGCTTTATGGAGGATTGCACAAGAAGCCTTAAATAACTGTAAAAAACATGCTGGAACTACGAAAATTCATATTTACTTGGAATCAACTGCGAACGAAATGAAGCTTTCGATAAAAGATAATGGAAGAGGTTTTCACGCGGAATCTTTTCAATCCCTCCCTTCTTTAGGCATCCAAAGTATGAAGGAGCGTGTGGAAAGTTT